Genomic DNA from Haloplanus sp. HW8-1:
ATGGCGGCGGCGTCGACACGGTCGCCGCCGGCCTGCCTCGCGAGGACGGCAGCGACGCCGGCATTACGCGCCTGATACGCGCCTGGCATCGGCACGCGAGTGTCGACGTCCCAGTCCGCGCCCGAGATCGCGACGCCGGCCTCGGTGTGATTGACGAGGCCGTCGTAGGCGACCGTCACGTCGGGTGTCTCCTCGGCGAACCCGACGGTCAGTGCGTCGGGGGCGTGCCGCCGGACGGCCGTCCGTGCCTCGCCGGTCGCCCCCGTCACCAGCGGCGCGTCCGCGGGGGCGACGGTGACTTTCTCGGCCGCAATATCGTCGAGGGTGTCGCCCAGGATGTCGGTGTGTTCCAGGCTCACCGCCGTCACCGCGGCGGCAACCGGGTCGACGACGCTCGTCGCGTCGAGCCGGCCACCCATCCCCACCTCCAGCACCGCCACGTCGACCGCCGAACGGCCGAAATACCAGAGGCTCATCGCCGTGAGCGCCTCGAAGGACGTGATCGGGTCGCCCTCGACCGCCCGATCGACGAGGAACGGGCGCACCCGCTCGACGAAGTCGACGACCGCGGACTCGGGGATCCGTCGGCCGTCGACGCGGATCCGTTCGCGTACGTCGTCGAAATGCGGCGACGTGTACAGCCCAACCCGGTAGCCCGCTTCCCGGAGGATCGACTCCGTCATGCGGGCCGTACTCCCCTTGCCGTTCGAGCCCGCGACCTGCACGAACTCGACGGTCTCGTGTGGGTCGTCGAGGTGGGCCAGCAGGGCACGGATCGACTCCGTCCCCGGGTCGAGCGCGAACCGGCGGAGGTCGGAGAGAAAGTCCGCCGCGGCGTGATAATCCATATCTCACGATTCGGTGGGGCGAGGGTTTTAGTCCCACGGTCGTGGGTGACAGCCCCCCGAACAGGGGGGTCGATCGACGGACGACTACTCGACGTAGCCCCGATCGCGGGCTCGGTCGAGCGCGTCGTCCTCGACGAACACGACGATCTCGTCGTTCCAGAGCCGGAAGTCGTGGCGGTGGCTCGTGTATCCCGTGAGCTGTCGGCCCACGCGGTCGGCGTCCCAGCTAGCGGCGACGACGACCGGCGGCGGGTCCGGGCCGAGCGTTTCCGCGTCGGGCGAGGTGCTGTTGACGGTCGCGCCGTAGCGTTCGAGATACCAGGGCAGGGGCAGGCGGGTGTGCCAGGCCGGGCCGCCGGGGCGTGGCTGTCGGAGCGAGCTCTCGTTTTGCACGTAGAACCGGACGTTGCTCGGGTTGCCCGGCGGGTGCGTGCCGACGAACAGCACGTCGGTGCCGTCGGTGACGCGAGCGACGCCGTGGACGAGCGCCAGCGTCTCCTTGAGTTCGTTTTCGGGCTGTGCCCACTGGATGATCTCGCCGGCCTCGTCGTCGTCGGCGCTGTTCGCGTACGTCGCGTTCGCGCCGACGGCGCCGACAGCGGCCCCACAGAGCAGCAGTGCCGCGAGGACGGTCGGCGCCGTCCAGGCGGCGAGGCGGTCGGAACCGGCGCCGGCGTCGTCGCGGGTCCGGGCGACCGCCCGCCGGGCCCGCCGGCCGAGGGTCGCAACGCCGACCGCCGCGGGCACCGCGAGCGGGATCACCGCGTGGACGGCCGCCCACGGCGCCCGGATGTCCGTCGCGATGGGGTAGCCGACGACGCTGACCACGCCCCAGTAGGTCGCGGCGGCGACGAGGGTCCGCGAGCCGGTGCCCCCGGTGTCGGCCACGTCGTACCCGTCGGCGACGAACCCGATCGCCGCGAACAGCAGGACGAAGGGGGCGCCGTACAGCAGCGTTTCGAGGTAGTCGTACAGGAAGGGGAGGTAGTCGTGACTCTGGTGTGTGCCGCCGACCCAGAGGTCGTAGAAGGCCTCCCACGAGCCGACGGTCGCCGCCTCGACGACACCCGGGAGACGTCCCGGGGTGGCGAGGGCGTGCCAGAGCTCGGGGCGGGGGGCATAAAAGAAGACGACGACGGCGATGAACGCGAGGAGAGCACCGGCCGTGTGCGCAAGCGCGAGCCCGACCCCCCGGCGGACGGACCCACCCCACGCCGCGAGCCGGTAGGCGAGGGCCGTTCGCCACTCCGTGCGGACGAGATGTGGAATGGACCCTCCCGAGCGGGCCGTCCGGAACAGCCGGTGATCGACCAGCAGGGCGCCGGCGCCGAGAAAGCACAGCAGGTAGACGACGGCGTTTTCCTTGGTGGTGAACGCGAGGCCCAGGCTGGCTGCGGCGGGGTAGAGCAGGCGGGCGTCGCCCCGGTCGAGCGCCCGGACGAACAGGGCGAGAGCGACGAAGGCAAAGGCGCCCACGAGGACGTCGTTTCGCATGAACCGCGAGTAGTAGACCAGCAGCGGGTTGATCGCGAAGACGACGGCGAGGGCGGCCACCTCGGTCTCCCGCAGGTGGTCACGGAGGAGCCACGCCGACAGCGGGAGGAGTCCCCCGACGAGCGCGACGATCAGGCGGGCGCTGAAGTCCGTCGCGCCGAGGACGGGGACGGAGAACACCCAATCGTTGACGACGAAGAGAAAGGGGCCGTGGACGATGGGGCGGTAGGCGAACTCCCCGGTCTCGTGATAGCGGAGGATCCAGTAGCCGACGCGACCCTCGTCCCAGTGGAAGATCCGGGTACCGAGGGTGACGAGCCTGACGGCGAGGGCGAAGGCGGTGATCGCGAGCACCGCCCGGAGGGTACGACGGCGGCCGTCGGAACGCATCGCTAACCCCTGTCGTCTCGGCGGTAACAACCCTTTTGGTTTCGCAGGGGGCCGGCCCGCGGAGGGCAAGGACTTTGCTACCCCGCACCGACGCCGCTCACATGGTTCGACTGGGGCTTGTGGTGGCACAGTACAACGCGTCGGTCACCGAACCGATGGCGGAGTCGGCGCGGACGGCGGCCGAGGCGGCCGACGCCGAAATCGGCGCAGAGCTGTCGGTTCCGGGGGCGTACGACGCGCCGCTGGCGGCCGATCGGCTCGCCCGCCGCGATGACGTGGATGCGGTGGCCGTTCTCGGCGCCATCGTGACGGGCGACACGGATCACGACCAGGTGATCGGCGACGCGACGGCACAGGCGCTCACCCGGGTGAGTCTGGACCGGGACACACCGGTCACCTTCGGCGTCTCCGGGCCGGGAATGAGCGGCGCCGAAGCCCGGGAGCGCGTCGAGAAGGGAGCGGAAGCGGTAAACGCGGCGGTCGAAATGGTACACACGCTACCATGACATTCGACTTCGCATCGCGTGTCGAGCGCGTCGAGCCGAGCGCTACGCTCGCGATCAGCAACCTCGCGAACGAACTCGAAGCCGACGGGATCGACGTCGTCGACCTCTCGGTGGGCGAACCCGACTTCGACACGCCGGACAACATCAAGCGGGCCGCCAAGGCGTCGCTCGACGTCGGCGACACGGGCTATACCTCCTCGAACGGCATTCCGGAACTCCGGGAGGCGATCGCGGAGAAACTCCGCGCGGACGGCATCGACTGCGAGGCGGGGAACGTGATCGTCACCCCCGGCGGCAAGCAGGCGCTCTACGAGATCTTCCACACCCTGATCGACGCGGGCGACGAGGTGGTCCTCCTCGATCCGGCGTGGGTCTCCTACGAGGCACAGGCGAAGATGGCCGGCGCCGACCTCTCGCGGGTCGATCTCTCGCCGTACGATTTCCAACTCGAACCCGCCATCGACGACCTCGCGGCGACCGTCTCCGACGAGACGGAACTGCTGGTGGTCAACTCCCCGTCGAACCCCACCGGCGCCGTCTACTCCGACGCCGCCCTCGAAGGCGTCCGCGATCTGGCGATCGAGCACGACATCACGGTCATCTCGGACGAGATGTACGACGAGATCACGTACGGCGTCGAGCAGACCAGCCTCGGCAGTCTCGACGACATGGGCGACCGCACCATCACCGTCAACGGCTTCTCGAAGGCCTACGCGATGACGGGGTGGCGGCTCGGTTACTTCCGTGCGCCGGAGTCGTTTATCTCGCAGGCTGGCAAGATTCAATCGCACTCGGTGTCGTGTGCCGTCAACTTCGTCCAGCACGCGGGGATCGAGGCGCTACGGAACACCGACGAGGCGGTCGCCGAGATGCGCGCGGCCTTCCGCGAACGCCGCGACATGCTCGCGGACCTCTTTGCCGACCACGGCGTCGACGTACCCGTCGGCGACGGCGCGTTCTACATGATGCTCCCCGTCGATCAGGACGACCAGGCTTGGTGTGAGGGCGCCATCGAGGACGCCCACGTCGCGACGGTGCCGGGCAGTGCCTTCGGCACGCCCGGCTACGCCCGCCTCTCCTACGCCGCGAGCACGGAGCGACTGCGGGAGGGCGTCGAGCGACTGGCCGAGGGCGGCTACCTATAGATCGCCCCGCGGCGACCGGGCCGTGGGTTTAGGTGGGGTGCCGACCCACGACTACCCGATGCGCGTTCGGGACCTGCCCCTGTCGACGGCGGTGATCGAGCACTTCGAGTCGCGGGGGATCGACGAACTCTACCCGCCACAGGTTGCGGCGGTCGACGCCGGCGTCACCGAGGGGACGCGACTCGTCGCCGCAGTCCCGACAGCGAGCGGCAAGACCTTCGTGGCTTCGCTGGCGATGCTGACCGCCGACGGGCCGGGCCTCTATATCGTCCCGCTCCGGGCGCTCGCCCGCGAGAAGTACGAGACGTTCTCGGAGTTGCCGGGCGTGAGCGTCGGAATCTCGACCGGCGACTTCGACGAGACTACCGACGAGTTGGGGAACCACGACGTCGTCGTCGCCACGAGCGAGAAGGTGGATTCGGCCATCCGGAACGGCGCGGACTGGATCGCCGACCTCGCCTGCGTCGTCGTCGACGAGGTCCACCTCGTGGGCAGCGAGGGGCGGGGGCCGACGCTGGAGGTGACGCTCGCGACCCTCCAGCGGCGGGCGCCCGGCGTGCAGGTGGTCGCACTCTCCGCGACGGTCGCCAACCCCGACGAGATTGCGGACTGGTTGGACGCCGCCCTCGTCCAGTCGACGTGGCGGCCGGTCGACCTCCGCACCGGCGTCTACGCCGAGGGCGTGGCGACCTTCGACGACGACACGACCCTCGACGTGGCGGTGGCCGGCGATCCGGCCGACGCGACCGAGGCGACCGACGCCCTCGTTTCGGGGGCCGTCGACGGCGGCGGACAGGCTCTCGCGTTCGTCCGGTCGCGGCGCGAGGCCGAGTCGCTCGCGGAACGTCTCGCCGAGTCGGGGCTGGGCGCGTCGCCCGACGTAGCGAGCGAGGTCCGCGACCTCGACGGCACCGAGACGGGGCGCCGTCTCGCCGACTGTCTCGACGACGGGGTCGCCTTCCACCACGCGGGGCTCCGAAGCAGCCACCGGATCGCCGTCGAACGCGCCTTCCGCGACCGCCGGCTTCGAGCTATCTGTGCGACGCCGACGCTCGCGGCCGGCGTGAACGTCCCCGCACGCCGGGTCGTGATCCGGGATCAGCAGCGGTACACCGGCTCGGGGATGGAGTGGCTGCCGACGCTGGAGGTCCACCAGATGTGTGGCCGGGCGGGCCGCCCCCACCTCGATCCCTACGGGGAGGCGATACTGGTGGGAGACGAATCCAGCCGCGAGGAACTGTGGGAGCGGTACGTCACGGCGGCGCCCGAACGCGTCGAGTCACGGCTCGCCGACCCGAACGCGCTCCGGACGCACGTCCTCTCGATCGTCGCCTCGGCGTTT
This window encodes:
- the ribH gene encoding 6,7-dimethyl-8-ribityllumazine synthase, translated to MVRLGLVVAQYNASVTEPMAESARTAAEAADAEIGAELSVPGAYDAPLAADRLARRDDVDAVAVLGAIVTGDTDHDQVIGDATAQALTRVSLDRDTPVTFGVSGPGMSGAEARERVEKGAEAVNAAVEMVHTLP
- a CDS encoding pyridoxal phosphate-dependent aminotransferase → MTFDFASRVERVEPSATLAISNLANELEADGIDVVDLSVGEPDFDTPDNIKRAAKASLDVGDTGYTSSNGIPELREAIAEKLRADGIDCEAGNVIVTPGGKQALYEIFHTLIDAGDEVVLLDPAWVSYEAQAKMAGADLSRVDLSPYDFQLEPAIDDLAATVSDETELLVVNSPSNPTGAVYSDAALEGVRDLAIEHDITVISDEMYDEITYGVEQTSLGSLDDMGDRTITVNGFSKAYAMTGWRLGYFRAPESFISQAGKIQSHSVSCAVNFVQHAGIEALRNTDEAVAEMRAAFRERRDMLADLFADHGVDVPVGDGAFYMMLPVDQDDQAWCEGAIEDAHVATVPGSAFGTPGYARLSYAASTERLREGVERLAEGGYL
- a CDS encoding flippase activity-associated protein Agl23; the encoded protein is MRSDGRRRTLRAVLAITAFALAVRLVTLGTRIFHWDEGRVGYWILRYHETGEFAYRPIVHGPFLFVVNDWVFSVPVLGATDFSARLIVALVGGLLPLSAWLLRDHLRETEVAALAVVFAINPLLVYYSRFMRNDVLVGAFAFVALALFVRALDRGDARLLYPAAASLGLAFTTKENAVVYLLCFLGAGALLVDHRLFRTARSGGSIPHLVRTEWRTALAYRLAAWGGSVRRGVGLALAHTAGALLAFIAVVVFFYAPRPELWHALATPGRLPGVVEAATVGSWEAFYDLWVGGTHQSHDYLPFLYDYLETLLYGAPFVLLFAAIGFVADGYDVADTGGTGSRTLVAAATYWGVVSVVGYPIATDIRAPWAAVHAVIPLAVPAAVGVATLGRRARRAVARTRDDAGAGSDRLAAWTAPTVLAALLLCGAAVGAVGANATYANSADDDEAGEIIQWAQPENELKETLALVHGVARVTDGTDVLFVGTHPPGNPSNVRFYVQNESSLRQPRPGGPAWHTRLPLPWYLERYGATVNSTSPDAETLGPDPPPVVVAASWDADRVGRQLTGYTSHRHDFRLWNDEIVVFVEDDALDRARDRGYVE
- a CDS encoding DEAD/DEAH box helicase, translated to MRVRDLPLSTAVIEHFESRGIDELYPPQVAAVDAGVTEGTRLVAAVPTASGKTFVASLAMLTADGPGLYIVPLRALAREKYETFSELPGVSVGISTGDFDETTDELGNHDVVVATSEKVDSAIRNGADWIADLACVVVDEVHLVGSEGRGPTLEVTLATLQRRAPGVQVVALSATVANPDEIADWLDAALVQSTWRPVDLRTGVYAEGVATFDDDTTLDVAVAGDPADATEATDALVSGAVDGGGQALAFVRSRREAESLAERLAESGLGASPDVASEVRDLDGTETGRRLADCLDDGVAFHHAGLRSSHRIAVERAFRDRRLRAICATPTLAAGVNVPARRVVIRDQQRYTGSGMEWLPTLEVHQMCGRAGRPHLDPYGEAILVGDESSREELWERYVTAAPERVESRLADPNALRTHVLSIVASAFAASRAGILDVLDATFYAHGTPTAELGGVVDTAVADLVEMGMIVDGAELSATELGERVSKQYVTPETGARVVEGVRTAAGMETVTALTALEIVCDTPDMQDTYLGNRERAKMYRFARTHADEFTTGMTETADFEGWLTAVKTARILHEWTEGASAEELVERFRIGPGDLESRIERAAWLLGAADAIADALDVDASLPFRDLRARL